The following coding sequences are from one Geodermatophilus normandii window:
- a CDS encoding ABC transporter ATP-binding protein → MSVPVMTVPGEPPASVSSAAVRATGLTKVYGSGETAVHALAGVDVAFARGEFTAIMGPSGSGKSTLMHCLAGLDTATSGQVFLGDTDLTRLRDDELTRLRRDRVGFVFQAFNLLPVLDARENVVLPMQLAGRRPDPAWFDAVVARLGLRERLRHRPSELSGGQQQRVAIARALLPRPDVVFADEPTGNLDSRSGAEVLDLLRSSVRETGQTVVMVTHDPTAASYADRVVLLADGRPAGEVERPTAASVLEALRGLGG, encoded by the coding sequence GTGTCCGTCCCCGTCATGACCGTCCCCGGCGAACCGCCGGCGTCGGTGTCGTCCGCCGCCGTCCGCGCCACCGGCCTGACCAAGGTCTACGGCTCCGGCGAGACGGCCGTCCACGCGCTGGCCGGCGTCGACGTCGCCTTCGCCCGCGGCGAGTTCACCGCGATCATGGGCCCGTCCGGGTCGGGCAAGTCGACGCTCATGCACTGCCTGGCCGGCCTGGACACCGCCACCTCCGGGCAGGTCTTCCTCGGCGACACCGACCTGACCCGACTGCGCGACGACGAGCTCACCCGGCTGCGCCGCGACCGGGTCGGCTTCGTCTTCCAGGCCTTCAACCTGCTGCCGGTCCTCGACGCCCGCGAGAACGTCGTGCTGCCGATGCAGCTGGCCGGCCGCCGTCCCGACCCGGCCTGGTTCGACGCCGTCGTCGCCCGCCTCGGCCTGCGCGAGCGGCTCCGCCACCGCCCGTCGGAGCTCTCCGGCGGCCAGCAGCAGCGGGTGGCCATCGCCCGGGCGCTGCTCCCCCGCCCCGACGTCGTCTTCGCCGACGAGCCCACCGGCAACCTCGACTCGCGCTCGGGTGCGGAGGTGCTCGACCTGCTGCGCAGCAGCGTCCGCGAGACCGGCCAGACCGTCGTCATGGTCACCCACGACCCGACCGCGGCCTCCTACGCCGACCGCGTCGTGCTGCTCGCCGACGGCCGCCCCGCCGGCGAGGTCGAGCGGCCCACCGCCGCGTCGGTGCTCGAGGCGCTGCGCGGGCTCGGGGGCTGA